The DNA window AGGGAAGTAGGGCAGTAACATGTATATGATCTTCGTCCCATTATCGTGCTGCGCTACTTGGAAGTCCAGGATGTTCGTAATATACGGACTATTAAACCTCTGATAGTTGCTTATCTCAGTCATCGCACGCGTTACGAAATCTGCTCTACCAATGGGACATGTAACTTTCTTAAGAGCGTACACACCTCCTGAATGGCTGCGTTTTGGGCATTTTACTTGGTAAAGTGCGGTCAATTCTCCCTCTCTCAGTAGCGTCGTAACCAAATATGACTTGCCATTAATACTAATCCGCACGCCATCAAACCAAAAACCACATGGAGAGCAACAACCACATAAAACCTCAAAAGGTGACACCATATCCAACTATTCTAACGGACTAGCTATCATTTACTAAACGAGTTTACGCTCTAAAGGTCaatcttcctcttcatccCTTCCTATTATATCGTACAACATGCGTTTTTAACAGTTGCCTAAAGAACGACGCTTTTTATTAGAAATTTTGTTGAGAAGTTTGACGAAGACACATTAAAGGTTTAAAATAGTGTACTTAGATTGGAAGTTAAGCGAGGCTAAAGATGTCTATTCAAACTAAAGATACTCAGGATTCGTCATTCAAATCATTATCTTTAATTGCGACCCATTCGCACATTGTGGGTCTTGGGTTGGACGAGAATTTGCatccaaaaccaacttCCCAAGGTATGGTGGGCCAGTTGCAAGCGCGTAGGGCAGCGGGAGTGATTCTAAAGATGGTGCAGAATGGGTCTATTGCTGGAAGAGCTATCTTAATTGCAGGTCCTCCATCGACTGGTAAGACGGCATTGGCAATGGGGTTGTCACAATCTCTAGGAGCAGATGTGCCATTCACGGCTATTGCGGGTTCGGAAATCTTCTCATTGGAGCTTTCCAAGACGGAGGCTTTAACACAGGCATTCCGCAAGTCTATTGGGATTAATGTTAAGGAGGAGACGGAATTGATCGAGGGTGAAGTGGTTGAGATCCAGATTGATAGATCTATTACCGGTGGCTATAAACAAGGCAAATTGACGATCAAGACGACAGATATGGAGACGATCTATGAGTTGGGTAACAAGATGATTGATGGGTTAACGAAGGAGAAGGTTTTGGCGGGGGACGTAATTTCTATCGATAAATCTAGCGGAAAGATTACCAAGCTCGGCCGTTCGTTTGCgaggtcacgtgattatgATGCCATGGGCGCGGATACTAAGTTTGTCCAGTGTCCGGAGGGAGAATTAcaaagaaggaagtcaGTTGTGCATACCATATCACTGCATGAGATTGATGTGATCAACTCTCGTACGCAGGGTTTTCTTGCGTTGTTCACTGGTGACACAGGTGAAATCAGGTCTGAAGTTCGTGACCAAATAAATACCAAGGTCGCTGAGTGGAAAGAAGAGGGCAAGGCGGAGATTGTACCAGGTGTTTTGTTTATAGATGAAGTTCACATGCTTGACATTGAATGTTTTTCATTCATAAACCGTGCTCTAGAAGACGAATTTGCCCCTATAGTAATAATGGCCACTAATCGTGGTATTTCCAAAACTCGTGGAACCAACTACAAGTCCCCACATGGATTGCCTCTTGACCTATTGGACAGGTCTATTATTATAACCACTAAAAACTATAATGAACAAGAAATCAAAACTATATTGTCGATTAGAgcacaagaagaagaagtggAGGTGTCAGCCGAAGCCCTAGACTTATTGACAAAAATCGGCAGCGAAACTTCTCTTCGTTACAGCAGCAACTTGATATCGGTATCGCAGCAAATTGCACTAAAGAGAAAATCCAATGTAGTAGATGTCCAGGATATTCAGCGCGCATACTTGTTGTTCTTGGACAGTGCCCGCTCGGTAAAATTTTTGCAAGAGTTCGAATCCCAATATATTGACGACCAGGGCAAAGTCGATATATCTGTGCCAATCCATGACGCTATGGATACAACTACATGAGTTCCAATCTCATGTATATcttaaataaatattttaagtAGATGCGCTTAGATATACACAGGAATCACTTCCTATTGTAAATTTAT is part of the Eremothecium cymbalariae DBVPG#7215 chromosome 2, complete sequence genome and encodes:
- the RVB2 gene encoding RuvB family ATP-dependent DNA helicase reptin (similar to Ashbya gossypii AFL142W) yields the protein MSIQTKDTQDSSFKSLSLIATHSHIVGLGLDENLHPKPTSQGMVGQLQARRAAGVILKMVQNGSIAGRAILIAGPPSTGKTALAMGLSQSLGADVPFTAIAGSEIFSLELSKTEALTQAFRKSIGINVKEETELIEGEVVEIQIDRSITGGYKQGKLTIKTTDMETIYELGNKMIDGLTKEKVLAGDVISIDKSSGKITKLGRSFARSRDYDAMGADTKFVQCPEGELQRRKSVVHTISLHEIDVINSRTQGFLALFTGDTGEIRSEVRDQINTKVAEWKEEGKAEIVPGVLFIDEVHMLDIECFSFINRALEDEFAPIVIMATNRGISKTRGTNYKSPHGLPLDLLDRSIIITTKNYNEQEIKTILSIRAQEEEVEVSAEALDLLTKIGSETSLRYSSNLISVSQQIALKRKSNVVDVQDIQRAYLLFLDSARSVKFLQEFESQYIDDQGKVDISVPIHDAMDTTT